Below is a genomic region from Rhizobium sp. 9140.
ATGAACCAGGCCGAGAAGAAGGCTGCCGCCCTGCCGCCAAAATTGACCGTTCCGATGATCCTGTTCTTCCTGCCGGTCCTGATCGCCGTCATCCTCGGTCCCGCCGGCATTCAGGTTGCCGACCGCATGTAGGCGCGGGGCCTTTTGCGTCAGGGACGCTCAGCTCAGTTCGTTCCAGTGTCCGTCGCCTTGGCCGGCTTGCCATCCTTGGCGAGCTTCTGCCAGGCGTTCTGCTGCGACAGGATCGAGCGGAGATAGGCGACGTTCGCTTCGGCCTGCTGGGGGGAAAGCTCCTGGCGGGCGATGGCCTCGGCTTCGGCAAAGCGGCCCTGCAGGCCGATGGCGAGCGCCAGGTTCTGGCGGACGCCGCTGTCGGCGCCTGGTTGTTCGCTCGCCTTGCGCAGATAGGTCTCCGCGGTCTTCAGGTCCTTCGACAGGAGATAGGACATGCCGAGATTGGAAAGGACGGACGACTCGTTCGGCTGGATGTCCAGAGCCTCGCGGTAGCGCTGGCGGGCTTCCGGCGAACGGCCGAGCTGGTCGAGAATGGCGCCTTCCGCCGATTTCAGCTTCCAGTCCGGCCGGTCCGGCGTCTGCGCGCGGCCGACCGTCACGAGCGCTTGATCGAGCTGGCCGGCTGCTGCCTGCGACTTGCCGTAGGCGGCAAGCACCTCCCGGTCTGCCGGATACTGGATCGCCACCTGCTGCATCACGGCAAGGGCCTGATCGTTGCGTCCGGTCATGCGCAGCACATTGGCGTAGTTCAGGCCGACCGTGCGATCCTTAGGGTTCTTCTCATAGGCTTTCCCCAGGCTCTGCGCGGCGGCGTTCAGCTGCCCCGCATTCATGGAGGCTGCATTCAGGGAAGCCGAACCGGCCGAGGCGGTCGTCGGGATCGAGCCGGTGGTGAGCTCCTTGCGGGGTGAGGCGCAGCCGGCGAGAAGGCCTGAAATGAGGATCGCGGACAGGGACAGATGGACGGATGCGCGGAACGCGCGCCGCGGATGAGGCTGGTTACGTGGTGCCGCCATGGCAAAGCTCCCGGACAGAAGGGGAAAGCACCGGCACGCATCAACTTTCACGGCGCAAATCGTGTCATCATCAATAATCTGTTAACCCTAACAGAGTGTTAATCGCGCCATCCGCCCGACCCGCCCGAAGGGGCGCAAGACGGCCGGAAAGCCGCTGCCGTTCCTTGCCTTCAGGAGATCCCATGCCGCCCTTTTCCCTTGATCACCGTCCGTCACCCTTTACGCCGGGGGAGGGGTCGACGTCCCCGGGATCGCCCTTGCCGGTATATGCTCTGACGCCCAGTGATCTCCTGAAAGAGACGCTCGATCCCTTCCTGCGGAACTGGGCGCGACAGGCCGGCTTTACAGCCGAAAGCGGCGCGCTCCTCCTCGTCCCGTCCAGCCCCGGCGGCGCCGGTGCGACAGATGGGCTCGGCGGCGCCCTCTTCGGTCTCGGCACCCAGCCGCTCGATGCACCGTTCGCCACCGGCAAGCTCGCTCGCTCCCTGCCGCCTGGACCCTGGAAGATCATCACCGAGAGCCTGCCCGCCGAACAGGCGGCCCTCGGCTTTGCCCTCGGCGCCTACCGGTTCGACCGCTACAAGCCGAAAACGGACGAACGTCCGCTGCTCGATCTCGACGATGGCATCGACCGCGCCGCGCTCGAGCGCACGGTCGCCGGCATCACGCTCGCCCGCGACCTCATCAACACGCCCACCAACGATCTCGGGCCGGATGCGCTGGAAGCGGCCTTCCAGGCGCTCGGCAGGCATTACGGCGCGACGGTGACGACGATTCTCGGCGAGGACCTGCTCAAGCAGAATTTCCCGCTGATTCACACGGTCGGCCGGGCAGCCGAGCAGGCGCCCCGCCTTCTGGAGATGCGCTGGGGCTCGGGCGCAAAACGCATCACCCTCGTCGGCAAGGGCGTCTGCTTCGATACCGGCGGCCTCGACATCAAGCCGGCCGCCTCCATGCTGCTGATGAAGAAGGATATGGGCGGTGCCGCCAACGTCATGGGTCTCGCCTTGATGATCATGGATGCCGGCCTCGACGTCTCGCTGCGGGTGCTCGTACCGGTCGTCGAGAACTCCATAGCCGGCAATGCGTTCCGCCCGGGCGATATCTACCGGTCACGCAAGGGTTTGACCGTGCAGATCGACAATACGGATGCGGAAGGCCGGCTGATCCTCGCCGATGCGCTTGCCTATGCCAGCGAAAGCGAGAGTGATCTGCTGATCGACATGGCGACGCTCACCGGCGCTGCACGCGTCGCGCTCGGTCCCGACCTTCCGCCGTTCTTCACTGATGACGAGGTGCTGGCCGCCGATCTGGCACGCGCCAGCGTCGCGACGCATGACCCCTTGTGGCGGCTGCCGCTCTTCAAGGGATACGAGAAGGATGTCACGACGCGCATCGCCGACCTCACCAACGCTCCCTCCGGCGGCATGGCGGGCGCGATCACTGCCGCTTTGTTCCTCAAGCGCTTTGTCTCCGACCCGAGCGGCTGGGTTCATCTCGACGTCTATGGCTGGAACCCGAGCGAGCGCCCGCATGCACCGGTCGGCGGGGAGGCGCAATGCATCCGCGCGCTCTACGAGATCATCGCGCGGGGCCTCTGAAAGGCCTCTCCGGACAACGAGAAAAGGCGCCGGATCGCTCCGGCGCCTTGAAACTGGGCCGCAAAGGTGGCCTATTCGTTGATCAGACGCTTCAAAAGCTCGATCTCGTGGCTGAGCTTGGTATCGCCGGAGATCAGGTCCTCGATCTTGCGGACCGCGTGCAGCACCGTCGTGTGATCCCGCCCGCCAAAACGTCGGCCGATTTCCGGGAAGGAACGGGGGGTCAGCGTCTTGGCCAGATACATGGCGATCTGGCGCGGCTTGACGATGACGCGGGTGCGCCGGTTGGAGACCAGTTCCTGGCGCGAGACGTTGTAATGCTTGGCGACGACGCGCTGGATGTCCTCGATCCGCACCCGGCGCGGCTCGCCGGCATTGACGAGATGGCCGAGCAGTTCGTCGACGCGCTCGATCGAGAGCTGCGGCTCGAAGGACATGCGGAACAGGAGCTGGTTGAACGCGCCTTCCAGCTCGCGGCCGCTGGCCGTGATGCTGCGGGCGACATGGCTCAGGATATCGGCGGGAATGTTGAGCGAAGGGTCTTCCTCGCGCGCAACATCGAGACGCCGCTTGAGGATTTCCAGCCGCATTTCATAGTCGGGACCGTCCATCTCGATGGCGACGCCGCCCTGCAGGCGCGAGCGGACGCGCGGATCGAGAGATTCCAGCTCCCATGGCGCGCGATCGGCAGCCACGACGACCTGCTTGGCGCTATCGAGCAACATGTTGAGCAGATGGCAGAACTCGTGCTGGATCGACTTGCCCTGCAGGAACTGCATGTCGTCGATGACGAGCAGGTCGATATTGCGCAGCGTCTCCTTCAGCGACAGGGCGTCATTGTCGCGGATGGCGGTGGCAAAGCGCCACATGAAATATTCGGCCGTGAGATAGACGACGCGTGAGGCACGCGGGCTCTGGATCGCGGCGATGGCGATGGCCTGCAGAAGATGCGTCTTGCCGAGGCCGACGGAGGAGTGGATGAAAAGCGGATTGAACCGCACGGCGCCAGCCCCGGCTTCCGCGATCGTCTTGGCGGCAGCCAGCGCAACGCGGTTGGAAGAGCCCTCGACGAAGCTTGCAAAGCTGTAGCGCGGATCGAGCGGCGAGCCGAAGAGCGGCGTGGCGACGGGAAGCTTTGCCGCCGCCGGCAGGGCGGCCGTTGCCTGCTGCCCGATGCTTTGAACAGCACTCTTGCGAACAGATGAGACCGGCGCGGATGTTGCGGCGTCCCCGACGGTGACGTCGGCTTCGATCGGCGCACGGGTGCCGCGCATGGCGCTGCGCACCACGATCTCGACCTTGAGGATCTCGGCGTCTTCCTGCTGGAAGAGCGTGGTGATCTGGTCGAGGTAACGGTTGTTGATCCAGGATTTCAAGAAGGTGGTGGGCACGGAGAGGCGCACGACGCTCTTGGACATCGAATGCAGCTTCAGCCGGCCGAACCAGCTTGCAAAGACGTCAGGCCCGACCTGTGCCTTGAGAAGAGCGCTGACCCGATCGAAAAGTGCGCTCTGGGTCATGATGGCCTGCTCTCCTGTCGTCTGTTCGATTTGCCCGCTCTTGATCGGCCGAGCATGTTCGCCGCCAGCGAATGTGCGCCCCGAGGTCACCGAATTTCCAAGCATGTGCCGCCTTCCAATGTCTGTCCCGATGCCGGCTATCGTCGCCGGC
It encodes:
- a CDS encoding leucyl aminopeptidase family protein, producing MPPFSLDHRPSPFTPGEGSTSPGSPLPVYALTPSDLLKETLDPFLRNWARQAGFTAESGALLLVPSSPGGAGATDGLGGALFGLGTQPLDAPFATGKLARSLPPGPWKIITESLPAEQAALGFALGAYRFDRYKPKTDERPLLDLDDGIDRAALERTVAGITLARDLINTPTNDLGPDALEAAFQALGRHYGATVTTILGEDLLKQNFPLIHTVGRAAEQAPRLLEMRWGSGAKRITLVGKGVCFDTGGLDIKPAASMLLMKKDMGGAANVMGLALMIMDAGLDVSLRVLVPVVENSIAGNAFRPGDIYRSRKGLTVQIDNTDAEGRLILADALAYASESESDLLIDMATLTGAARVALGPDLPPFFTDDEVLAADLARASVATHDPLWRLPLFKGYEKDVTTRIADLTNAPSGGMAGAITAALFLKRFVSDPSGWVHLDVYGWNPSERPHAPVGGEAQCIRALYEIIARGL
- the dnaA gene encoding chromosomal replication initiator protein DnaA; protein product: MTQSALFDRVSALLKAQVGPDVFASWFGRLKLHSMSKSVVRLSVPTTFLKSWINNRYLDQITTLFQQEDAEILKVEIVVRSAMRGTRAPIEADVTVGDAATSAPVSSVRKSAVQSIGQQATAALPAAAKLPVATPLFGSPLDPRYSFASFVEGSSNRVALAAAKTIAEAGAGAVRFNPLFIHSSVGLGKTHLLQAIAIAAIQSPRASRVVYLTAEYFMWRFATAIRDNDALSLKETLRNIDLLVIDDMQFLQGKSIQHEFCHLLNMLLDSAKQVVVAADRAPWELESLDPRVRSRLQGGVAIEMDGPDYEMRLEILKRRLDVAREEDPSLNIPADILSHVARSITASGRELEGAFNQLLFRMSFEPQLSIERVDELLGHLVNAGEPRRVRIEDIQRVVAKHYNVSRQELVSNRRTRVIVKPRQIAMYLAKTLTPRSFPEIGRRFGGRDHTTVLHAVRKIEDLISGDTKLSHEIELLKRLINE
- a CDS encoding tetratricopeptide repeat protein, translating into MAAPRNQPHPRRAFRASVHLSLSAILISGLLAGCASPRKELTTGSIPTTASAGSASLNAASMNAGQLNAAAQSLGKAYEKNPKDRTVGLNYANVLRMTGRNDQALAVMQQVAIQYPADREVLAAYGKSQAAAGQLDQALVTVGRAQTPDRPDWKLKSAEGAILDQLGRSPEARQRYREALDIQPNESSVLSNLGMSYLLSKDLKTAETYLRKASEQPGADSGVRQNLALAIGLQGRFAEAEAIARQELSPQQAEANVAYLRSILSQQNAWQKLAKDGKPAKATDTGTN